Proteins encoded within one genomic window of Setaria italica strain Yugu1 chromosome IV, Setaria_italica_v2.0, whole genome shotgun sequence:
- the LOC101762702 gene encoding CASP-like protein 2C2 codes for MVAAARASEVKAEGFLRGACAALAAASALLVGLSTQTETVLLVRKKATVRDVQALWVLAMAAAVAAGYHLLQLLRCFYLGRVGGVNPCRRSSRALAWICLLLDKACAYTTFATTVAAAQACVIALDGAHALQWTKLCNIYTRFCEQIAGSLVLGILAAAGTAVLSAVSARNVVRLYPAPPPPYAAH; via the exons atggtggcggcggcgagggcgtcggAGGTGAAGGCGGAGGGGTTCCTGCGGGGCGCGtgcgcggcgctggcggcggcgtccgcgctGCTGGTGGGGCTCAGCACGCAGACGGAGACCGTGCTGCTCGTCAGGAAGAAGGCCACCGTCAGGGACGTCCAGGCCCTCTG GGTgctggcaatggcggcggccgtggcggcggggtaccacctgctgcagctgctcaGGTGCTTCTACCtcggccgcgtcggcggcgtcaACCCCTGCCGCCGGAGCAGCAGGGCTTTGGCATGGATATGCCTCCTGCTCGACAAG GCGTGCGCGTACACGACGTTcgcgacgacggtggcggcggcgcaggcgtgcGTGATCGCGCTGGACGGCGCGCACGCGCTGCAGTGGACCAAgctctgcaacatctacacGCGCTTCTGCGAGCAGATCGCCGGCAGCCTCGTGCTCGggatcctcgccgccgccggcaccgccgtcCTCTCCGCCGTCTCCGCGCGCAACGTCGTCCGCCTctacccggcgccgccgccgccctacgCCGCGCACTAG
- the LOC101763110 gene encoding (R)-mandelonitrile lyase-like has protein sequence MSMAAISTRLYLLFGILLVPSLAAAQSRAFGGVPPAYARYLVDAAAMPAVELYDYIVVGGGTAGCPLAATLAGPGGGRVLLLERGGAPSEFPALATAGGFVRTLAMADPAPESDAPAQGFTSEDGVPNVRARVLGGGTAINAGFYSRAHPEWFRGRAEDGEVTNWDMRLVNASYEWVERQMTFQPTVRGFQAAMRAALLEANVTPWNGFTVDHVTGTKVGATTFDASGRRHSAADLLAFARPSRLRVAIRATVTRIITNPIDPSARHGRSPQPTIAAVGVVYQDRLLDQHQALLRPGGEVILSAGAMGSPQLLLLSGIGPASDLSYLGIPVSADIPDVGKHMFDNPRNGISIIPSVPVDHSLIQVVGIPSANGAASYLEAASYIVPLAPALRSSGPFIGSSSPLFVTVATIMEKVPGPLSEGSLWLSSSNPLESPPLRFNYLSRPEDLARCVLGVRRVAEVLEGRALDGFRSAVGSTNRRGAVRRDFRIVGAALPVDWRTNDRALADYCQQTVATLWHYHGGCVAGKVVDRDFRVIGARALRVVDASTFSETPGTNPQATVLMMGRYMGLKMIEERHSRRPVIPS, from the exons ATGTCCATGGCCGCAATCTCCACGCGGCTCTACCTCCTCTTCGGCATCCTCCTCGTGccgtccctcgccgccgcccagtcCCGCGCTTTCGGAG GGGTGCCGCCGGCGTACGCGCGGTACCTGGTCGACGCGGCGGCGATGCCGGCGGTGGAGCTGTACGACTACatcgtggtgggcggcggcacggcggggtGCCCGCTCGCGGCGACGCTGGCGGGGCCCGGCGGCGGACGCGTGCTCCTgctcgagcgcggcggcgcgcccagcGAGTTCCCCGCGCTCGCCACGGCCGGCGGGTTCGTCAGGACGCTCGCCATGGCGGACCCGGCCCCGGAGTCCGACGCGCCCGCGCAGGGGTTCACGTCCGAGGATGGCGTCCCCaacgtgcgcgcgcgcgtgctcggcggcggcacggccatCAACGCCGGCTTCTACTCGCGCGCGCACCCCGAATGGTTCCGCGGCCGCGCCGAG GATGGCGAGGTGACGAACTGGGACATGCGGCTGGTGAACGCGTCGTACGAGTGGGTGGAGAGGCAGATGACGTTCCAGCCGACGGTGCGTGGGTTCCAGGCGGCGATGAGGGCGGCGCTGCTGGAGGCTAATGTCACGCCATGGAACGGCTTCACGGTGGACCACGTCACCGGCACCAAGGTCGGTGCCACCACTTTCGATGCATCGGGCCGGCGGCACAGCGCCGCGGACCTCCTCGCGTTCGCCCGGCCTAGCCGTCTCCGTGTTGCCATCCGAGCTACAGTTACCCGTATCATCACCAACCCAATTGACCCAT CTGCACGCCATGGAAGGTCTCCACAACCAACAATAGCAGCAGTTGGTGTTGTGTACCAGGACCGTCTCCTCGATCAGCACCAAGCCCTCCTGCGTCCAGGTGGGGAGGTTATACTTTCAGCAGGTGCCATGGGGAGTCCGCAGTTGCTTCTTCTCAGCGGCATTGGCCCTGCCAGTGATCTTTCCTACCTTGGCATCCCTGTTTCTGCTGATATCCCTGATGTTGGCAAGCACATGTTCGACAACCCTCGCAATGGCATCTCCATCATCCCATCAGTCCCGGTTGATCACTCCCTTATCCAGGTTGTCGGCATCCCGTCAGCTAATGGAGCTGCCTCCTACCTTGAGGCAGCATCATACATTGTCCCACTTGCTCCGGCGTTGAGATCTTCCGGTCCTTTCATTGGCTCGTCTTCACCACTCTTTGTTACTGTGGCAACTATCATGGAAAAGGTTCCTGGCCCATTATCTGAAGGTTCACTCTGGCTTTCATCGTCAAATCCATTGGAGAGTCCCCCTCTACGATTCAACTACCTGAGTCGCCCTGAGGACTTGGCGCGATGCGTCCTGGGTGTTCGTCGAGTGGCAGAAGTGCTTGAAGGTAGAGCATTGGACGGATTTCGCTCAGCGGTTGGATCGACGAATAGGAGAGGGGCAGTTAGGAGGGACTTCAGGATTGTTGGAGCGGCACTACCAGTAGATTGGAGAACAAACGATAGAGCTCTTGCAGATTACTGCCAGCAGACTGTGGCAACGCTATGGCATTACCATGGAGGGTGTGTCGCCGGGAAGGTGGTTGATAGAGATTTCCGGGTAATTGGTGCCCGTGCACTTCGTGTGGTTGATGCATCAACATTCAGTGAGACACCCGGGACAAATCCTCAAGCTACAGTCTTGATGATGGGCAG GTATATGGGGTTGAAGATGATTGAGGAGAGACACAGCAGAAGGCCAGTTATACCATCATAG